One genomic window of Arachis stenosperma cultivar V10309 chromosome 10, arast.V10309.gnm1.PFL2, whole genome shotgun sequence includes the following:
- the LOC130954271 gene encoding putative SWI/SNF-related matrix-associated actin-dependent regulator of chromatin subfamily A member 3-like 1 yields MDLGDETDISQPYTQEDGDPHLVGFINANIVGLRYYSGTVNGREMVALLREPLNPHDPNAIKVLNTRSIQVGHIDRTVAAALSPLIDSELITVEAIVPNRRSKTNSFRLLCQIHIFAPLPSFPTVIELISERGLHLITQNDASFTLSESVAVKETRADSRFKSVDEIFRLVDESLTVKERVSHALEPPESIVRSKLMEHQKEGVWWLLNREKSEELPPFWEVGEGGEFVNVLTNYSTCVKPEPLRGGILADAMGLGKTLTLLSLIALDKVSGQRKGKKRRKIEIGESSATLVVCPPSVFSTWISQLEEHTVPGSLRTCMYYGDKRAKNAEDLMDYDLVLTTYSTLSVEEDDPDSPVKKVVWRRIILDEAHTIKNSNARQSKMVISLNAKRRWAVTGTPIQNGSLDLFSLMAFLHFEPFSIKSYWRSLVQRPLNQGLQSGLSRLQVLMAAISLRRTKDNGLLGVPPKTIETQYVELNSEERELYDRMKEEAMLLMRSFTNGTNNFPVVLSMLLRLRQICTDSALCPSDLATTFRSTNLEDVSNNPELLQKLVEMLQECEDYECPICISPSADIIITSCAHIFCRLCILKSLQSSRSRCPLCRQALSESDLFSAPIEPSKADSTSSSSSSDKKLSSKTSALIKFLKESREQKPTAKSVVFSQFRKLLLLLEAPLKEAGFKTLRIDGSMTVKQRANVIDQFQDNKENGPTVLLASLRASGAGINLTAATTVYFMEPWWNPAVEEQAMDRIHRIGQKEAVKIVRLVVLDSIEEKILLLQEKKRELARETFNKRGSDSGGMNYKDLSFLMSIE; encoded by the exons ATGGACTTGGGAGATGAAACCGACATCTCTCAACCCTACACCCAAGAGGACGGCGACCCCCACCTCGTCGGCTTCATCAACGCCAACATCGTCGGCCTCCGCTACTACTCCGGCACCGTCAACGGCCGCGAAATGGTCGCCCTCCTCCGCGAACCCCTCAACCCTCACGACCCCAACGCCATCAAAGTCCTCAACACCCGCTCCATCCAGGTCGGTCACATCGATCGCACCGTAGCCGCCGCGCTTTCCCCTCTCATCGACTCTGAACTCATCACCGTCGAGGCCATTGTCCCCAACCGCCGCTCCAAGACCAACAGCTTCCGCCTCCTCTGCCAAATCCACATCTTCGCCCCTCTCCCTTCGTTCCCCACTGTCATTGAGCTCATCTCCGAGAGAGGACTCCACCTCATAACCCAAAACGACGCCTCCTTTACGTTATCGGAGTCCGTTGCCGTTAAAGAAACCCGCGCTGATTCGAGGTTCAAGAGTGTGGACGAGATTTTCAGGCTTGTTGATGAGAGCTTGACGGTCAAGGAGCGTGTGTCTCACGCGCTTGAGCCTCCCGAGAGCATTGTGAGGTCGAAGCTGATGGAGCACCAGAAGGAAGGGGTGTGGTGGCTACTCAACAGAGAGAAAAGCGAGGAGCTTCCACCGTTTTGGGAGGTGGGAGAAGGGGGCGAGTTTGTCAACGTGTTGACCAATTACAGCACGTGCGTTAAGCCAGAGCCTTTGAGGGGAGGGATCCTGGCCGATGCAATGGGGCTCGGGAAGACTCTCACTTTGCTCTCTCTTATTGCCCTTGATAAGGTTTCCGGTCAGAGGAagggaaagaagagaagaaagattGAGATTGGGGAGAGCAGTGCAACGCTTGTAGTGTGCCCTCCCTCTGTGTTTTCGACATGGATTTCGCAATTGGAAGAACACACTGTGCCTGGTTCACTGAGGACTTGCATGTATTATGGTGACAAGAGGGCTAAGAATGCTGAGGACCTCATGGATTATGATTTGGTCCTCACTACTTACTCTACACTCTCCGTGGAGGAGGATGACCCCGACTCGCCGGTGAAGAAAGTGGTGTGGAGGAGGATCATATTGGATGAGGCTCACACTATCAAGAATTCAAATGCCCGGCAGAGTAAGATGGTTATTAGTCTCAATGCCAAGAGGAGGTGGGCTGTCACCGGCACACCTATTCAGAATGGCTCCTTGGACTTGTTTTCTCTCATGGCTTTCCTGCATTTTGAGCCCTTCTCCATAAAGAGCTATTGGCGCAGCCTTGTGCAACGGCCTCTTAATCAGGGTCTTCAGAGCGGCCTCTCACGGCTGCAG gttttgATGGCGGCAATTTCGTTAAGAAGAACAAAAGATAATGGATTGTTAGGGGTGCCACCAAAAACTATTGAGACTCAATATGTTGAACTTAATTCAGAAGAACGTGAATTGTATGATCGGATGAAAGAGGAAGCGATGCTTTTAATGAGGAGTTTTACCAATGGAACTAACAATTTTCCTGTTGTACTAAGTATGCTTTTGCGTCTTCGCCAAATCTGTACTGATTCAGCATTGTGCCCCAGTGATCTCGCAACGACATTCCGTTCAACTAATCTTGAAG ATGTTTCCAATAACCCAGAGTTGTTGCAAAAGTTAGTTGAGATGTTGCAAGAATGTGAAGATTACGAGTGCCCAATTTGCATTTCTCCTTCAGCGGACATTATTATCACCAGCTGTGCTCACATCTTCTGCCGACTCTGTATTCTGAAATCTCTACAATCCAGCAGATCCCGTTGTCCTCTTTGCCGTCAAGCTCTATCTGAATCTGACTTGTTCTCAGCCCCAATCGAGCCTTCTAAAGCTGATAGTACctcttcatcctcatcatcgGATAAAAAGTTATCTTCCAAAACATCTGCTTTGATAAAATTTCTCAAAGAATCAAGAGAACAGAAGCCAACAGCAAAATCGGTAGTGTTTTCACAATTTCGcaagttgttattgttattggaGGCGCCTTTGAAGGAGGCTGGTTTCAAGACTTTGCGCATTGATGGCTCGATGACAGTTAAACAGAGGGCTAATGTTATTGATCAATTTCAAGACAATAAAGAAAACGGACCGACCGTTCTGCTTGCAAGCCTTAGGGCTTCAGGTGCAGGTATAAATCTCACAGCCGCTACCACGGTGTATTTCATGGAGCCATGGTGGAATCCGGCTGTCGAGGAACAGGCAATGGATCGCATCCATCGTATTGGACAGAAAGAGGCGGTGAAGATTGTTAGATTGGTTGTTCTGGACAGCATTGAGGAAAAGATACTGCTGTTGCAGGAGAAGAAGAGGGAATTAGCAAGAGAAACATTTAACAAGAGGGGAAGTGATTCTGGTGGCATGAACTATAAAGATCTAAGTTTCCTTATGTCCATAGAATGA
- the LOC130957714 gene encoding uncharacterized protein LOC130957714 has protein sequence MVRNFDDMFNEVLYSKRKRQDNTVIDNWINECLLQDSEEEDIDRSSIPITRRWINKDREAGHDHLFQDYFADEPVYNADIFRRRFRMRRHVFLRIADALSNVYPYFQQRVDATGKRGLSPLQKCTAAIRMLAYGVGADAVDDYVRIGESTTIECLEKFVEGVISVFENEYF, from the coding sequence ATGGTTAGAAATTTTGATGATATGTTTAACGAGGTTTTGTATAGTAAAAGAAAACGGCAAGATAACACAGTCATAGATAATTGGATCAATGAGTGTTTACTCCAAGattcagaagaagaagatatcgATAGAAGCTCTATCCCAATTACTCGtagatggatcaacaaagatcGAGAAGCAGGACATGATCACCTTTTTCAAGATTACTTTGCAGATGAACCGGTGTATAATGCTGACATTTTTCGACGGAGATTTCGAATGAGAAGACATGTGTTCCTTCGGATAGCAGACGCTCTCTCAAACGTCTATCCGTATTTTCAACAGAGGGTTGATGCAACTGGAAAAAGAGGCTTGTCGCCACTCCAGAAATGTACCGCTGCGATACGGATGTTAGCATATGGCGTAGGAGCTGATGCTGTTGATGATTATGTGCGCATAGGTGAGAGCACTACAATTGAATGCTTGGAAAAATTTGTTGAAGGTGTCATTTCGGTGTTCGAGAATGAATACTTTTGA
- the LOC130957715 gene encoding uncharacterized protein LOC130957715, translating to MAEGHGFPGMLGSIDCMHWQWKNCPKAWKGMYMSGYRGVATIVLEVVASLDLWIWHAFFGVSGSNNDINVLDRSPMFDDILNDRAPEVNYSNGNNYTMGYYLAYDIYPEWATFVKSISKPQGEKRKLFAQHQEGQRKDVERAFGVLQARFAIIRGPACFWEKKKLANIMRACIILHNIIVEDERDTYAKNFAQGLEYDDVENGLSQPQLGEEDFVPYHQFLQINAQLQNRQHHRQLKEDLIEHIWQFHNACRQL from the coding sequence ATGGCGGAGGGTCATGGCTTCCCTGGCATGTTGGGTAGCATTGACTGCATGCATTGGCAATGGAAAAATTGTCCAAAGGCGTGGAAAGGTATGTACATGAGTGGTTATCGTGGGGTTGCAACCATAGTACTTGAGGTTGTAGCATCTTTAGACCTTTGGATATGGCATGCGTTTTTTGGAGTTTCTGGTTCAAATAACGATATCAACGTGTTAGATCGTTCTCCAATGTTTGATGATATTCTAAACGATCGTGCTCCGGAGGTAAATTATTCTAATGGTAATAATTATACTATGGGATACTATTTAGCATATGATATTTATCCTGAATGGGCCACATTTGTCAAATCAATCTCAAAGCCACAAGGGGAGAAACGCAAGTTATTTGCACAACACCAAGAAGGGCAAAGAAAAGATGTGGAGCGAGCATTCGGAGTGTTGCAAGCACGCTTTGCAATTATACGTGGTCCAGCTTGTTTTTGggaaaagaagaagcttgccaACATAATGAGAGCTTGTATTATATTGCATAATATTATTGTTGAGGATGAAAGAGACACTTATGCAAAAAATTTTGCTCAAGGCTTAGAGTATGATGATGTCGAAAATGGCTTATCACAACCTCAGCTGGGAGAAGAAGATTTTGTACCATACCATCAATTTCTCCAAATAAATGCCCAACTTCAAAATAGGCAGCATCATAGACAATTGAAAGAGGACTTGATTGAACACATATGGCAATTTCACAATGCTTGTCGTCAACTATAA